In the Populus trichocarpa isolate Nisqually-1 chromosome 1, P.trichocarpa_v4.1, whole genome shotgun sequence genome, one interval contains:
- the LOC18094810 gene encoding glycosyltransferase BC10, with product MATQEGKDPGIVTTVRLNQNRPLPLRLLQFCLMFLVLGLGISIVSVNMIRFFGVRTGGPAARSNIIFPCFEESDSIEKWIRPPSNLMHKMNDTELFWRASFVPRINQYPIKRVPKIAFMFLTKGPLPLAPLWERFFKGHEGLYSIYVHSLPSYVADLTRFSVFYKRQIPSQVAEWGMMSMCDAERRLLANALLDISNEWFILLSESCIPLHNFGIIYRYISKSRYSFMGVFDDPGPYGRGRYNWNMQPEVTLEQWRKGSQWFEVDRKLAVSVIEDSTYYPKFKDFCRPGCYVDEHYFPTMLSIQFPHLLANRSVTWTDWSRGGAHPATFGNSDITDEFFKRMFEGQSCLYNNQPDNVCFLFARKFSPSALEPLLDLSPKVLGF from the exons ATGGCAACTCAGGAGGGTAAGGACCCAGGTATAGTTACTACTGTTAGATTGAATCAAAACAGGCCTTTGCCTTTGAGACTCCTTCAATTTTGCTTGATGTTTTTGGTTCTCGGTCTTGGGATTTCTATCGTCAGTGTAAACATGATTCGATTTTTTGGAGTTCGAACTGGAGGCCCTGCAGCAAGGTCTAATATCATTTTCCCTTGCTTTGAAGAGTCCGATAGTATAGAGAAATGGATTAGGCCTCCATCAAACCTGATGCATAAGATGAATGACACAGAGTTGTTTTGGCGTGCTTCGTTTGTTCCTCGGATTAATCAATATCCTATTAAGAGAGTACCGAAGATTGCCTTCATGTTCTTGACAAAAGGGCCATTGCCATTGGCACCTCTTTGGGAGAGGTTTTTCAAGGGGCACGAAGGCCTTTATTCGATTTATGTTCATTCATTGCCATCTTATGTTGCGGATTTGACACGATTTTCAGTGTTCTACAAGAGACAAATCCCAAGTCAG GTGGCAGAGTGGGGTATGATGAGCATGTGTGATGCGGAGAGGAGACTCCTTGCAAATGCATTGCTTGATATCTCTAATGAATGGTTCATCCTCTTGTCTGAGTCCTGCATTCCGCTCCACAATTTTGGCATTATCTATCGATACATATCAAAATCACGATACAGCTTTATGGGTGTATTTGATGATCCGGGTCCATACGGGAGAGGACGCTATAATTGGAACATGCAACCTGAGGTCACGCTTGAACAGTGGCGCAAAGGGTCTCAGTGGTTTGAAGTGGATAGAAAGCTTGCAGTCAGTGTAATCGAGGACTCTACTTATTACCCAAAGTTTAAAGACTTCTGCCGACCGGGATGTTATGTGGATGAGCACTACTTCCCTACAATGCTGAGCATCCAATTTCCACATCTCTTGGCAAACAGAAGTGTTACCTGGACAGACTGGTCAAGGGGTGGTGCTCACCCTGCTACATTTGGGAATTCTGATATTACAGATGAGTTCTTCAAGAGGATGTTTGAAGGACAATCATGCTTGTATAACAACCAGCCAGACAACGTCTGCTTTCTCTTTGCAAGAAAGTTTTCTCCAAGCGCTTTAGAACCACTATTAGACTTGTCACCAAAAGTTTTGgggttttaa